A portion of the Fibrobacter succinogenes genome contains these proteins:
- a CDS encoding family 43 glycosylhydrolase has product MNTIEKVSMTCVVAGFCSFGLADNPISTYHYLADPSCAADGDTFYILTDVDDNNTQTTLTYDITGLSAFTSEDMKNWTDHGMIFKSKREFGDYPSNTWASGIAVKNGKIYIVYPDGASGVGMITASAIDGPYTDPIQESHGVHYIAANWGESVIGGCDGIGNCFDPGIFFDDDGTGYVIFGGGGTGQRPTGNNFDIIKFNEVDDKIIIDKNSLKRISLPNSLEAPYLHKKGDYYYLSFNNNGYVIDYGMSKDIMGPYDYVGTVIPGVAAVPGAHGVGGNNHQGFALFKGKWYAVYHDRRLVTSDNHPTSCTRQGVCSVNPNYENHRSVAIDELTWNGDKMNELVFTNEGPKQIKNFDPYRTYKATTSSKQLNIRSRTDWTKGKPVVHVLTPLASKESWIRVSGVDFGKGAENLRIKASNVGEDNKVEIHTDSASGTLAGSCELAKTSGWNDYKDNDCVMTGLSGVVGQVFFVFKGSKDSTMGLLEWEFQGTKREPEPQKPFGGKAWTIPGVIQMENFDVPGYGEGNDSFYDNDSLNNGESDYRKEDAPSVDLYLKSDGRIVVGYIQKDDWLEYTVNVAKDGDYTMFAAVASDGGSSFNLSVDGEDITEDVAVPAARKDENEEQNFDDYSKVAANVSLKAGEHILRFTATADWMDIDYINFVEGRDAKDDMPIGGETNRIVNAGIGFHLNVESKVYNVFNLRGNRVGSVNLSGMNAVQALKAARFGKGVYMLKQVDGSKKMMVNAAK; this is encoded by the coding sequence TCTACATTTTGACCGATGTCGATGACAATAATACCCAGACAACTTTGACTTACGACATCACCGGTCTTTCGGCGTTCACTTCCGAGGACATGAAAAATTGGACTGACCATGGCATGATTTTCAAAAGTAAGCGCGAATTCGGCGATTATCCTAGCAATACGTGGGCTTCGGGCATTGCTGTCAAGAATGGCAAGATTTATATAGTATATCCCGATGGCGCGAGTGGCGTGGGCATGATTACGGCTTCTGCTATCGATGGACCCTATACGGACCCGATTCAGGAATCTCACGGAGTTCACTATATCGCTGCTAACTGGGGGGAGAGCGTGATTGGTGGTTGCGACGGCATCGGGAATTGCTTTGACCCGGGGATTTTCTTTGATGACGACGGTACGGGCTATGTGATTTTCGGCGGTGGTGGAACTGGGCAGCGACCAACTGGCAACAACTTCGATATCATCAAGTTTAATGAAGTTGATGACAAGATTATCATAGATAAAAACTCCTTGAAAAGAATTTCTCTACCCAATTCTCTTGAGGCTCCTTATCTGCACAAGAAGGGCGACTACTATTACTTAAGTTTCAACAACAATGGCTATGTGATTGATTATGGTATGTCAAAAGATATCATGGGACCCTATGATTATGTGGGTACCGTGATTCCGGGCGTCGCTGCTGTGCCAGGCGCTCATGGCGTGGGTGGCAACAATCACCAAGGCTTCGCTTTGTTCAAAGGCAAGTGGTATGCCGTTTATCATGACCGCCGCCTAGTGACTTCTGATAATCATCCGACTTCTTGTACGCGACAGGGCGTCTGTTCCGTGAATCCGAACTACGAAAACCACAGAAGCGTGGCAATCGATGAACTCACCTGGAATGGCGACAAGATGAATGAACTTGTGTTCACGAATGAGGGGCCTAAGCAAATCAAGAACTTCGACCCGTACAGGACATACAAAGCTACAACGAGTTCCAAACAGCTGAACATTCGCAGCCGTACCGACTGGACAAAGGGCAAGCCCGTTGTACACGTGCTGACTCCACTGGCTTCCAAGGAATCCTGGATTCGTGTGAGCGGCGTGGATTTTGGTAAGGGTGCCGAGAATCTTCGCATCAAGGCATCGAACGTGGGCGAAGACAACAAGGTGGAAATCCATACGGACAGTGCCTCGGGGACTCTGGCGGGTTCCTGCGAACTCGCAAAGACTAGTGGATGGAACGATTACAAGGACAATGATTGCGTCATGACCGGACTCTCCGGTGTTGTAGGTCAGGTTTTTTTTGTGTTCAAGGGCTCGAAAGATTCCACCATGGGTCTTCTAGAATGGGAATTCCAGGGCACCAAGCGTGAACCTGAACCTCAGAAGCCTTTTGGCGGCAAAGCCTGGACTATTCCGGGTGTCATTCAGATGGAAAATTTCGATGTTCCTGGTTATGGCGAAGGTAACGATTCCTTCTATGATAACGACTCCTTAAACAATGGTGAATCCGATTATCGCAAGGAGGATGCTCCGTCCGTTGATCTTTACCTGAAATCCGATGGCCGTATTGTTGTAGGTTACATTCAGAAGGACGATTGGTTGGAATATACGGTAAACGTGGCTAAGGATGGCGACTACACTATGTTTGCGGCTGTTGCTTCTGATGGTGGCTCTAGCTTCAATCTCTCTGTGGACGGCGAGGACATCACTGAAGATGTTGCCGTTCCCGCTGCAAGAAAGGATGAAAATGAAGAACAGAATTTTGACGATTACAGCAAGGTTGCTGCAAACGTAAGCCTCAAGGCTGGTGAACATATTCTTCGCTTTACCGCTACAGCAGACTGGATGGATATCGATTACATCAATTTCGTTGAAGGGAGAGATGCCAAGGACGATATGCCTATTGGTGGAGAAACCAATCGCATTGTCAATGCTGGAATTGGTTTTCATTTGAATGTTGAAAGTAAAGTTTACAATGTTTTCAATCTTCGTGGAAATCGGGTGGGCTCTGTGAATCTTTCCGGCATGAACGCTGTCCAGGCTCTCAAGGCTGCGCGCTTCGGCAAAGGCGTCTATATGCTCAAGCAGGTCGATGGTTCCAAGAAAATGATGGTAAACGCAGCAAAGTAA
- a CDS encoding glycoside hydrolase family 5 protein: protein MNIRSFLLPLFFLGESAFAELPTAKDLAAKMGFGINIGNTMEAISGNTDTGVITSAGPEAWGGKYPNKEFITAIKNAGYSTVRIPVSWYAHADTVNNVIHQSWMDSVKTVVDLCVNAGLYTIINIHWDFGWLEKHIDKVDAATKDRVNARQKAFWTQIATAFKEYDEHLLFASANEPDVNDQAGDEAHQTLLLYHQTFVDAVRETGGNNASRSLIIQAASTSFDLAYSKMVMPTDKISDRLMAEVHFYPYTFTLMDGDADWGKASYYWGDYLSTTDPERNATWCGKEFVDENFDKMKEKFTSKGIPVVIGEFGAMSRSNILSGADLELHIKGRAQFYGYVAKAAKDRGMIPITWETGGTGPGTMTTISTADYTVFDYPVMNAIRTAYGLPELTKGAETNKMLVATYDYFATEAAKGDSSTYGQISFDVVKSDITPYTSITIKANISGTTSSDGKYGYTGFNVVTMSSDEKAEWQWREFSILGGKDPVWGKWHEYKVPLSQNIADSATALISYNPKKIVFIGIQSYLQYFKGSVAIDYIAFNKADGTADTLYSFNSGLANKDGAVTKLELLPYSETPSGLIPARRANFSRGFVIRDEGFGNFTVVSDRNCVRKFVVTDALGKVLTSKTVRLSKGENRIRLGEGAFEKGFVVVK from the coding sequence ATGAATATAAGAAGTTTTCTTCTTCCCCTTTTTTTTCTAGGCGAATCCGCTTTTGCGGAACTTCCCACCGCCAAGGACCTTGCCGCCAAAATGGGCTTTGGCATCAATATCGGAAACACCATGGAGGCCATCTCCGGCAACACGGATACAGGTGTTATCACATCGGCCGGTCCTGAAGCGTGGGGTGGCAAGTACCCGAACAAGGAATTTATCACGGCCATCAAAAATGCTGGCTATTCCACAGTCCGCATTCCAGTTTCTTGGTATGCCCATGCCGACACTGTGAACAACGTTATTCACCAAAGTTGGATGGATTCCGTGAAAACGGTTGTGGATCTTTGCGTCAATGCTGGACTCTATACCATCATCAACATTCACTGGGATTTTGGCTGGCTCGAAAAGCATATCGATAAAGTGGATGCCGCCACCAAGGATCGTGTGAACGCCCGTCAGAAAGCCTTTTGGACGCAAATCGCGACAGCCTTTAAGGAATACGACGAGCATCTCCTTTTTGCAAGCGCGAACGAACCTGACGTAAACGATCAGGCGGGCGACGAAGCCCATCAGACTCTTCTTCTTTACCATCAGACATTTGTGGATGCCGTTCGCGAGACGGGCGGAAACAACGCTAGTCGTTCCTTGATTATCCAGGCGGCGAGTACATCCTTTGATCTCGCGTACAGCAAGATGGTGATGCCGACCGATAAAATTTCGGACCGTTTGATGGCTGAAGTCCATTTCTATCCTTACACTTTTACTTTGATGGATGGGGATGCTGATTGGGGCAAGGCGAGCTACTATTGGGGTGACTACCTTTCCACGACAGATCCGGAACGCAATGCTACGTGGTGCGGCAAGGAATTCGTAGATGAAAACTTCGACAAGATGAAGGAAAAGTTCACCTCCAAGGGTATCCCTGTGGTTATCGGTGAATTTGGGGCGATGAGCCGTTCTAATATTCTCTCCGGGGCCGATTTGGAACTGCACATCAAGGGGCGCGCCCAGTTCTACGGATATGTAGCGAAGGCCGCCAAAGATCGCGGAATGATTCCCATCACCTGGGAAACCGGTGGAACGGGACCGGGTACCATGACGACGATTTCTACGGCGGACTATACGGTCTTTGATTACCCAGTGATGAACGCCATCCGCACCGCTTATGGCCTTCCGGAGCTTACCAAGGGCGCCGAGACCAATAAAATGCTTGTGGCTACTTACGACTACTTTGCGACCGAGGCTGCCAAGGGGGACTCTTCTACGTACGGACAAATCAGTTTTGATGTCGTCAAGTCCGATATTACTCCATACACATCCATTACCATTAAGGCGAACATTTCGGGGACAACGTCTAGCGATGGCAAGTACGGCTACACCGGATTCAATGTCGTTACGATGTCCTCCGATGAAAAGGCGGAATGGCAGTGGCGAGAATTCTCTATCCTGGGGGGCAAGGACCCAGTTTGGGGCAAATGGCATGAATATAAAGTTCCGCTATCCCAAAACATCGCGGATTCGGCAACGGCGCTTATCAGTTACAATCCCAAGAAGATTGTCTTCATTGGTATTCAGTCTTACCTTCAGTATTTCAAGGGCTCTGTCGCCATAGACTATATTGCGTTCAACAAGGCAGACGGTACTGCGGATACCCTTTATTCCTTTAATTCCGGCCTTGCCAATAAAGATGGGGCGGTGACCAAGCTGGAACTCTTGCCTTATAGTGAAACGCCTTCGGGCTTGATTCCTGCTCGCAGGGCTAATTTCTCCCGTGGATTCGTCATCCGGGATGAAGGTTTCGGCAATTTCACGGTGGTCTCCGATCGGAATTGCGTGCGCAAGTTTGTCGTGACTGACGCGCTTGGCAAGGTTCTTACTTCAAAGACGGTGCGTTTGTCTAAAGGCGAAAATAGAATTCGCTTAGGCGAAGGCGCTTTCGAGAAGGGTTTTGTTGTCGTAAAGTAA
- the murD gene encoding UDP-N-acetylmuramoyl-L-alanine--D-glutamate ligase, whose amino-acid sequence MQNTLVSPVGILGFGVEGQSTLRYLFREGVKDIVVMDKNPVNLPEVPAGVNVKVSSGENYLDGLKDCVTVVRSAGVYPMSKELFHFQMNGGLMTSQIQLFLEQTRSAKVVGVTGTLGKGSTVSMISHILDKCGKTNAIGGNFGVPALDLLEDETPERISILELSSFQLMTLSVSPDVGVVLRVSTEHLDWHKSVEEYRDAKANLVRWQKRDGACVYLKDAKPTAKIAAESPAKTKYAVSLADGPSAGDGDAVIDGATLTIDGVTLYLSDCKVRGIYQLENMAAATLACKALGIGVAEAFEALKSYETLPFRMEFKGEKNGIEFYNDSYATRPDATIAATGSMKRPFALILGGSEKNADFTELSEILVKHRPNLKRVALIGATAERMLADLKKAGVDEAGIKTAIFPTLEEAFADSLNIGEGGTVIMSPACASFGLFKNYKVRGQVFDKLVEGV is encoded by the coding sequence ATGCAGAACACACTCGTTTCTCCTGTTGGTATTTTAGGCTTTGGCGTCGAAGGCCAGAGCACGTTGCGTTACCTTTTCCGCGAAGGCGTCAAGGATATCGTCGTGATGGACAAGAACCCGGTGAACTTGCCGGAAGTCCCTGCTGGTGTGAATGTCAAGGTCAGCAGCGGCGAGAACTATCTGGACGGACTGAAGGACTGCGTGACGGTCGTGCGTTCGGCAGGCGTTTACCCGATGAGCAAGGAGCTGTTCCACTTCCAGATGAACGGCGGCCTCATGACAAGCCAGATTCAGTTATTTTTAGAACAAACTCGTTCTGCAAAAGTGGTCGGCGTAACGGGCACACTCGGGAAGGGTTCCACAGTGAGCATGATAAGCCACATTTTGGACAAGTGCGGTAAGACAAACGCTATTGGCGGAAACTTTGGCGTGCCGGCATTGGACTTGCTCGAAGACGAGACTCCCGAGCGCATAAGCATCTTGGAACTTTCGAGTTTCCAACTCATGACGTTGTCTGTATCGCCGGATGTGGGCGTAGTATTGCGCGTTTCGACAGAGCACTTGGATTGGCATAAGAGCGTTGAAGAATACCGTGACGCAAAGGCAAATTTGGTTCGTTGGCAAAAGCGCGATGGTGCTTGCGTTTATCTGAAAGACGCGAAACCGACCGCAAAAATTGCTGCAGAAAGCCCGGCCAAGACAAAGTATGCCGTAAGCCTCGCAGACGGTCCTAGTGCTGGTGATGGTGATGCCGTGATTGACGGAGCAACACTTACAATTGACGGTGTAACTTTGTACCTCTCGGACTGCAAAGTACGCGGCATTTACCAGCTCGAAAACATGGCCGCAGCAACACTCGCCTGCAAAGCTTTGGGAATTGGCGTTGCCGAAGCATTCGAAGCACTCAAGAGCTACGAAACGCTCCCCTTCCGCATGGAATTCAAGGGCGAAAAGAACGGCATTGAATTTTACAACGACAGCTACGCCACACGCCCAGATGCAACGATTGCGGCAACCGGCAGCATGAAGCGTCCGTTTGCCTTGATTCTCGGCGGTTCTGAAAAGAACGCGGACTTCACGGAGCTTTCAGAGATTCTCGTAAAGCATCGCCCGAACTTGAAGCGCGTGGCACTGATCGGAGCAACCGCTGAACGCATGCTCGCTGACTTGAAAAAGGCAGGCGTGGACGAAGCAGGAATCAAGACTGCCATCTTCCCCACACTCGAAGAAGCTTTTGCAGACAGTTTGAACATCGGCGAAGGCGGAACGGTCATCATGAGCCCCGCATGCGCGAGCTTTGGACTGTTCAAGAACTACAAAGTCCGCGGACAGGTGTTTGACAAGCTAGTTGAAGGGGTATAA